A genomic segment from Desulfonatronum lacustre DSM 10312 encodes:
- the ruvC gene encoding crossover junction endodeoxyribonuclease RuvC, translating into MGLIVLGIDPGSRITGYGLIREVSGRLSLVDAGTIRTIADAGMDVRLGQIFFGLVEIISQHRPANSAIENVFQARNPSSALKLGQARGVAIAACAQGRVPVFSYEPTMIKKSIVGVGRAEKSQVAFMVARLLGVSKPDWAVDASDALAVAICHVNQQRFLRLADGSRVHG; encoded by the coding sequence ATGGGATTGATCGTCCTGGGGATCGATCCCGGATCGCGGATCACCGGGTACGGATTGATCCGCGAGGTTTCCGGCCGGCTTTCCCTGGTCGACGCCGGGACTATCCGGACCATCGCGGACGCTGGGATGGATGTTCGCCTGGGCCAGATTTTTTTTGGACTCGTGGAGATTATCTCCCAGCACCGGCCCGCCAACAGCGCCATTGAGAACGTGTTCCAGGCCCGCAACCCGTCTTCCGCGCTCAAGCTCGGTCAGGCCAGGGGCGTGGCCATCGCGGCCTGCGCCCAGGGACGGGTTCCGGTGTTCAGTTACGAGCCGACCATGATCAAGAAGAGCATCGTGGGCGTGGGCCGGGCGGAAAAATCCCAGGTGGCCTTCATGGTGGCGCGGCTTCTGGGAGTGTCCAAGCCGGACTGGGCCGTGGACGCCAGCGACGCCCTGGCCGTGGCCATCTGTCACGTCAACCAGCAGCGCTTTTTGCGTCTGGCCGACGGGAGTCGAGTTCATGGCTGA
- the thyX gene encoding FAD-dependent thymidylate synthase, with protein MSQARLNVRLLSMTPDALSVIYAAFRQCYSPGYVGELWPRLVGGEVDVAEQARFVADVMESGHHSPVEHVSFTFAVEGVSRALTHQLVRHRLASYSQQSQRYVNESGFEYVLPPQIAKIPEARELFEEFMARTAQTYGRLRELLQAHGRKGAKANEDARFVLPQAAESKIVLTMNCRSLLHFFALRCCERAQWEIRAMAKKMLVICQEQLPVVFQHAGARCVGLGYCPEGERFTCGRYPLQPKPSQSGG; from the coding sequence ATGTCTCAAGCCCGACTTAACGTCCGCCTACTGTCCATGACCCCCGACGCGTTGTCCGTGATCTACGCCGCGTTTCGGCAGTGTTACAGCCCTGGGTATGTGGGTGAGCTTTGGCCGAGGCTGGTGGGTGGGGAGGTGGATGTCGCGGAGCAGGCCCGTTTCGTCGCGGACGTGATGGAGTCCGGCCATCACAGCCCGGTGGAGCACGTCAGCTTCACCTTTGCCGTGGAAGGGGTTTCCCGGGCCTTGACCCACCAACTGGTGCGTCACCGGCTGGCCTCCTATTCCCAGCAAAGCCAGCGCTACGTGAACGAGAGCGGGTTCGAATACGTTCTGCCGCCCCAGATCGCCAAGATTCCGGAAGCCAGGGAATTGTTCGAGGAATTCATGGCCCGGACCGCCCAGACCTACGGGCGCTTGCGGGAACTGCTCCAGGCCCATGGCCGCAAGGGGGCCAAGGCCAACGAGGATGCCCGGTTCGTTCTGCCCCAGGCCGCGGAGAGCAAAATCGTCCTGACCATGAACTGCCGCAGCCTGCTGCACTTCTTCGCCCTGCGGTGCTGCGAGCGCGCTCAGTGGGAAATTCGGGCCATGGCCAAGAAAATGCTGGTCATTTGCCAAGAGCAGTTGCCGGTCGTGTTCCAGCACGCCGGGGCACGCTGCGTCGGTCTGGGATACTGTCCTGAAGGGGAGCGCTTTACCTGCGGCCGCTACCCGTTGCAGCCGAAGCCGTCTCAATCCGGCGGATAA
- a CDS encoding DMT family transporter: MKLSRESKIGYAYVLLAATLWGMIGPLALLAFQQGLEPLEVAFWRATLGALLFMVHVSIRGQWRVQRADLPAFFFFGLVCVGVFYGAFQKTVDLGGASVAAVLLYTAPAWVALLAWIFLGETLGRLKILAVGITLLGVLGVSLGPDGLTALREGLWNPAAVGYGLLSGLTYALYYIFGKRYLSKYSAASVMVVALPIGALALYPFVDFHEKTLVAWIALAVLALVSTYGAFLAYCAGLRRLEATRASVVATFEPVVAALVAYAWWGERLGYLGILGAMLIIFAVLIMVRAGDDPRARCVSR; this comes from the coding sequence ATGAAATTGTCCAGGGAATCCAAAATAGGCTACGCCTATGTTCTTCTGGCCGCAACTCTCTGGGGAATGATCGGTCCTCTGGCTTTGCTGGCGTTTCAACAAGGCCTGGAGCCGTTGGAAGTCGCCTTCTGGCGGGCGACGCTGGGAGCGCTGCTGTTCATGGTGCATGTCTCGATCCGTGGTCAATGGCGTGTTCAACGAGCCGACCTCCCGGCTTTTTTCTTTTTCGGGCTGGTCTGTGTCGGAGTGTTTTACGGCGCGTTTCAGAAGACGGTTGATCTTGGCGGCGCTTCCGTCGCGGCGGTCCTACTCTATACAGCTCCGGCCTGGGTGGCCTTGCTGGCCTGGATATTTCTCGGGGAAACCCTGGGACGCCTGAAGATACTGGCCGTGGGCATAACCTTGCTGGGTGTTCTGGGAGTCAGCCTCGGTCCGGACGGCCTGACCGCTCTTCGCGAAGGTCTTTGGAATCCGGCCGCCGTGGGGTATGGTTTACTTTCAGGGCTGACCTACGCTCTCTACTATATTTTCGGAAAGCGGTATTTGAGTAAATACTCCGCGGCCTCGGTGATGGTCGTTGCCTTGCCGATCGGGGCCCTCGCCCTCTATCCCTTTGTGGACTTTCATGAAAAAACGCTCGTCGCCTGGATAGCCTTGGCCGTTCTGGCTCTCGTTTCCACCTATGGGGCCTTCCTGGCCTATTGCGCGGGATTGCGTCGCCTTGAAGCCACTCGCGCCTCCGTGGTGGCCACGTTTGAACCCGTGGTGGCCGCGTTGGTCGCCTATGCATGGTGGGGGGAGCGATTGGGCTATCTTGGTATTTTGGGAGCGATGCTGATCATATTCGCCGTTCTGATCATGGTCCGGGCTGGCGACGATCCTCGGGCCCGTTGTGTATCCCGCTGA
- the proB gene encoding glutamate 5-kinase: MSDWMTHRRQVLEKARRVLIKVGSAVLTSEQGLDLRVVSRLADQMSSLHDRGLDLILVSSGAVAAGRRVISRLCLDGHLPEKQAAAAIGQSRLMHAYDEAFERFGKVTAQILLTKDDLRSRTRFLNARHTFQTLLAWRAIPIVNENDSVAVQELKFGDNDSLASLLLNMVEADLFVNLTSALGVFEDNPDENPEARCLDCIPDIQALEPSALCRGKTGAGSGGMYSKLLAAKRAAQLGVPTLIVSGKEKFSLEKVFDGEMLGTWVVPQEKGISRRKFWMAYNQEPDGEIWVDQGAANALRQGGKSLLPAGINRLEGNFGAGALVRIMDSEGQALGVGLSNYKAAELKRIMGRKSAEIAGILGQCPYSEAVHRDNMLMNVAS; this comes from the coding sequence ATGAGTGACTGGATGACGCATCGGCGGCAGGTTTTGGAGAAGGCTCGGCGCGTATTGATCAAGGTCGGCAGTGCTGTATTGACTTCTGAACAGGGGCTGGATTTGCGAGTGGTTTCGCGGTTGGCCGATCAGATGTCGTCCCTGCATGACCGGGGGTTGGATTTGATCTTGGTTTCGTCCGGTGCCGTTGCCGCTGGAAGGCGAGTGATATCTCGTTTGTGCCTGGATGGCCATCTGCCCGAGAAGCAGGCCGCCGCGGCCATTGGGCAAAGCCGGTTGATGCACGCCTATGACGAGGCTTTCGAACGGTTCGGGAAGGTCACCGCCCAGATTTTGCTGACCAAGGACGACCTGCGAAGCCGGACGCGGTTTTTGAACGCTCGACATACGTTTCAGACCCTGCTGGCTTGGCGGGCCATTCCCATTGTGAATGAAAACGACTCCGTGGCTGTCCAGGAGTTGAAATTTGGCGACAATGACAGCCTGGCCAGCTTGTTGTTGAACATGGTCGAAGCGGATCTGTTCGTCAATTTGACCTCCGCGCTGGGTGTTTTTGAAGACAATCCGGACGAAAACCCCGAAGCTCGTTGCCTGGATTGCATTCCGGACATCCAGGCCCTGGAGCCCTCGGCGTTGTGTCGTGGAAAGACCGGGGCGGGCTCAGGAGGAATGTACAGCAAGCTTTTAGCCGCCAAGCGAGCCGCCCAACTGGGGGTGCCGACTCTGATCGTATCTGGAAAAGAGAAGTTCTCTCTGGAAAAGGTTTTTGACGGCGAAATGTTGGGGACTTGGGTGGTGCCCCAGGAGAAAGGCATATCCCGGCGCAAGTTCTGGATGGCATACAACCAAGAACCGGATGGGGAGATATGGGTGGACCAGGGAGCGGCAAACGCCTTGCGGCAAGGAGGCAAAAGTCTCTTACCCGCAGGGATCAACCGCCTCGAAGGCAACTTCGGTGCCGGTGCCTTGGTTCGAATCATGGACTCCGAAGGGCAAGCGCTCGGGGTCGGCTTGTCTAACTACAAAGCGGCGGAGTTGAAGCGGATAATGGGGCGAAAAAGTGCTGAGATCGCTGGGATTTTGGGTCAGTGCCCTTACTCCGAGGCAGTTCATCGCGATAATATGCTTATGAATGTCGCGAGTTGA
- the larC gene encoding nickel pincer cofactor biosynthesis protein LarC has protein sequence MKALYLDCPSGISGDMLLAGLIDLGLGITDLERIFHQAGMDVDLRTVHDVRCGLAGKRLEIRSNATQPLRRLPEILELLDGLALPPDVGRRARRAFERLAEVEAKVHGVDPSVIHFHEVGAVDTVVDVVGTFWGLHELEITTVHAGPLPWFRGQVRCAHGLLPLPAPAVVELLHGKPVFSTDHTMELITPTGALLVDQLVDEFRPGPQGTLLQCGIGLGTMDLPAQPNALRCLLYSPSLSGNGKGLPNAGLERTEEIVQFSTNIDHLTGEELGGCFEALFQAGALDVLFLPGMMKKNRPGGQLQVLCRPKHAAAVQQAVFRQTLTLGVRRQRLERVVLARREVVAETPMGALPVKQVGMEGERYERPEFEALQELARRTGRSVAQLRYLLGPVNAVDQHCAEKTLAGKDDRNEGEERGE, from the coding sequence ATGAAAGCACTGTATTTAGACTGCCCCAGCGGGATCAGCGGTGATATGCTGCTCGCCGGTTTGATTGATCTTGGATTGGGCATCACCGACCTGGAACGGATTTTTCACCAGGCCGGAATGGACGTAGACCTGCGCACGGTGCACGATGTCCGGTGCGGACTTGCCGGGAAACGATTGGAAATACGGTCGAATGCCACGCAGCCGTTGCGCCGTCTCCCGGAAATCCTGGAGCTTCTGGACGGCTTGGCCCTGCCTCCGGATGTGGGCCGACGCGCCAGGCGGGCCTTTGAGCGGCTGGCCGAAGTGGAGGCCAAGGTTCACGGCGTTGATCCGTCGGTCATCCATTTTCATGAAGTCGGCGCCGTGGATACCGTGGTCGATGTTGTCGGGACCTTCTGGGGACTGCACGAGTTGGAAATAACCACCGTTCATGCCGGACCGCTGCCCTGGTTTCGAGGCCAGGTGCGCTGCGCCCACGGCCTCTTGCCTTTGCCCGCCCCGGCGGTGGTGGAATTGCTCCACGGTAAACCCGTTTTCAGCACGGACCACACAATGGAGTTGATCACCCCCACCGGGGCGTTGCTTGTGGACCAACTGGTGGACGAATTTCGTCCCGGGCCTCAGGGCACACTGCTGCAATGCGGCATCGGGCTCGGCACCATGGACTTGCCCGCCCAGCCCAACGCTTTGCGCTGCCTGCTCTACTCCCCTTCCCTTTCAGGCAATGGGAAAGGATTGCCGAACGCGGGATTGGAGCGCACGGAAGAGATCGTCCAGTTCTCCACGAACATCGACCATCTGACCGGAGAGGAATTGGGGGGCTGTTTCGAGGCGTTATTCCAGGCCGGTGCGCTGGATGTTCTGTTTCTTCCGGGAATGATGAAGAAAAATCGTCCAGGCGGGCAGCTTCAGGTGCTCTGCCGACCAAAACACGCCGCCGCCGTGCAGCAAGCCGTTTTTCGGCAGACACTAACCCTGGGCGTACGTCGCCAACGCCTGGAACGGGTCGTCCTGGCCCGGCGCGAGGTCGTTGCCGAGACGCCCATGGGCGCGTTGCCGGTCAAGCAAGTGGGAATGGAAGGTGAACGATACGAACGGCCGGAATTCGAAGCTCTCCAGGAACTGGCTAGGCGGACGGGACGATCCGTAGCCCAGTTGCGCTACTTGCTGGGACCGGTCAACGCCGTGGATCAACACTGCGCGGAAAAAACTCTCGCAGGGAAGGACGATCGGAACGAAGGCGAAGAACGAGGGGAGTGA
- a CDS encoding RlmE family RNA methyltransferase gives MKTYRDHYFQRAKQDNYPARSVYKLKEADKRFKLLRPGQKVLDLGASPGSWSLYAAGKVGPSGRLLALDLNPLTIDLPEQALFMQGDVFDESGDGYRLILETAPFDVVLSDMAPRTTGVKFADQARSLDLADQALALCKACLIKGGSFVVKFFEAQEAKQLLDEMRTVFSRVQGFKPKSSRAESKEMFYIATGKK, from the coding sequence ATGAAAACGTATCGGGATCACTACTTTCAACGGGCCAAGCAGGACAACTACCCGGCCCGTTCGGTGTACAAGCTCAAGGAAGCGGACAAACGGTTCAAGCTGTTGCGTCCCGGTCAAAAGGTGCTGGATCTGGGCGCGTCGCCGGGGTCGTGGTCGCTGTACGCCGCCGGGAAAGTCGGTCCCTCGGGCCGTTTGCTGGCCCTGGACCTGAACCCGCTGACCATCGACCTGCCCGAACAGGCGCTGTTCATGCAGGGCGACGTTTTCGACGAGTCCGGGGACGGCTATCGCCTGATCCTGGAAACGGCCCCGTTCGACGTGGTGCTCAGCGACATGGCGCCCCGCACCACGGGCGTCAAGTTCGCGGACCAGGCCCGCTCCCTGGACCTGGCCGATCAGGCCCTTGCACTGTGTAAAGCTTGCCTGATAAAGGGCGGCTCGTTCGTGGTCAAGTTCTTCGAAGCCCAGGAAGCCAAGCAATTGTTGGATGAAATGCGGACCGTCTTTTCGCGGGTGCAAGGCTTCAAACCCAAAAGCTCCCGGGCGGAAAGCAAGGAAATGTTCTACATTGCCACCGGGAAGAAGTAG
- the ruvA gene encoding Holliday junction branch migration protein RuvA: MIGYLQGRVLQKVPKGCILATSGGVGYALVLPVREIQNLPAPGDEAAYFVYTLVREDALELYGFATWEERAAFEVMLSISKLGPKTALAILSHFDLASLRETVAKQDGYSLAKVPGIGQKTAQRILLELQDKLKILPAAPRQAEAASGPSWVRGDILAGLVNLGYCEAEVAPLVDAALRDEPDLAPGEVIRVVLKGMASKK; the protein is encoded by the coding sequence ATGATCGGATACCTGCAAGGCCGGGTTCTGCAAAAAGTTCCTAAGGGCTGCATTCTGGCCACCTCCGGAGGGGTGGGATACGCCCTGGTTTTGCCGGTGCGGGAGATTCAAAATCTACCCGCCCCTGGAGACGAGGCCGCCTATTTCGTCTACACGCTGGTCCGTGAGGACGCCCTGGAACTGTATGGCTTCGCGACCTGGGAAGAGCGGGCCGCCTTTGAGGTCATGCTGAGCATTTCCAAGCTGGGTCCGAAAACCGCTCTGGCGATCCTCTCCCACTTCGACCTGGCCTCCCTGCGGGAAACCGTGGCCAAGCAGGACGGCTATTCCCTGGCCAAGGTTCCGGGCATCGGCCAGAAGACCGCTCAGCGCATTCTCCTGGAACTGCAAGACAAACTGAAGATCCTGCCCGCGGCTCCGCGCCAAGCCGAAGCGGCTTCCGGCCCATCCTGGGTTCGGGGCGACATCCTGGCCGGGTTGGTCAACCTTGGCTACTGCGAAGCCGAAGTCGCTCCGCTGGTGGACGCGGCCTTGCGGGACGAACCGGACCTGGCTCCCGGCGAGGTGATTCGGGTTGTGCTGAAAGGGATGGCGTCCAAGAAATGA
- a CDS encoding tRNA1(Val) (adenine(37)-N6)-methyltransferase gives MSFQDDPNPHRRSFPRGLVQPKQGFRFSIDALLLACFAAGRQHRKVIDLGTGCGVISLGLLLIDPKERSPGESFHVLGVDSNREMVAAAQANTEKLDFGTRFTPVIGNVAAMNEIPGFRPGSFDAALCNPPYRPVGHGRMPSNPAKQSAMFETGTRIEDFLKAASLALATRGRLYMVHLPEHLPRLLGHLAAAKLAPKRLRLVHPHQNKPASLLLLETRKGGNPGLSVEAPLILYHRDRSPAGHVVHRTTAEALEFCPFLASNNSRPASKPSERP, from the coding sequence ATGAGCTTCCAAGACGACCCCAATCCGCATCGTCGCTCCTTTCCGCGAGGACTGGTCCAGCCGAAGCAAGGCTTTCGATTTTCCATCGACGCCCTTTTGCTTGCCTGTTTCGCGGCCGGTCGCCAACATCGAAAGGTCATCGACCTGGGGACCGGGTGCGGCGTGATCAGCCTGGGCCTCCTCCTTATTGATCCGAAAGAGCGTTCCCCAGGGGAATCGTTTCATGTTCTCGGGGTAGACAGCAACCGAGAGATGGTCGCCGCGGCCCAAGCCAATACCGAGAAGCTCGATTTCGGGACCCGCTTCACTCCGGTTATCGGCAACGTCGCGGCCATGAACGAAATTCCGGGATTCCGACCCGGCAGCTTTGACGCAGCGCTCTGCAATCCTCCATATCGGCCGGTCGGCCATGGACGCATGCCGTCCAACCCGGCAAAACAATCCGCGATGTTTGAAACCGGCACACGCATTGAGGACTTCCTTAAAGCGGCGTCACTGGCCTTGGCGACCAGGGGGCGGCTCTACATGGTCCATCTGCCGGAGCATCTCCCACGGCTCCTCGGCCATCTCGCGGCCGCCAAGCTCGCACCGAAACGCCTGCGCCTGGTCCATCCCCACCAAAACAAACCGGCTTCCTTGCTTTTGCTGGAAACCAGAAAAGGGGGCAACCCTGGTTTGTCCGTCGAGGCCCCCTTGATTTTGTATCACCGCGACCGCTCTCCAGCTGGACACGTCGTCCATCGAACCACCGCCGAGGCGCTGGAGTTTTGCCCTTTCCTGGCCTCCAACAACTCACGCCCCGCATCAAAGCCGTCGGAGCGCCCGTGA
- a CDS encoding histidinol phosphatase: MSAIALCDFFIWPPLPSLFISTDSISQRKRRVIMRIDCHFHTSQHSCCSFVNPRNACEIAIARGLDSLLFTEHGVYWDQDRLEALQSNYPQLKLYSGIEVALTEGYHIVAFGARFLSHPVHHLSLSELNRLVAPERDNTFLFVAHAFRYQTSPTPELEQVLGCCDGLEMRSINILRDHAIERPDKILSADHALYEHYLQAYDLIPLYNTDGHDEDIIGLISNDLPISAPPSDEVDLARLFKRHSPVEFQNRALLALHPLLGAHG, encoded by the coding sequence TTGAGTGCGATCGCCTTGTGTGATTTCTTCATATGGCCGCCCCTGCCAAGTCTTTTTATCTCCACGGACTCTATCAGCCAACGGAAACGTCGCGTCATTATGCGTATTGATTGCCATTTTCATACCAGCCAGCACTCCTGCTGCTCCTTCGTCAATCCCAGAAATGCTTGTGAAATCGCCATCGCCCGAGGCTTGGACTCCCTGCTTTTCACGGAACATGGCGTCTACTGGGATCAGGATCGCCTCGAAGCATTACAATCCAACTATCCGCAATTGAAACTCTACTCCGGTATCGAGGTCGCGCTGACGGAAGGGTACCATATCGTGGCCTTCGGGGCTCGTTTTCTGAGTCATCCAGTACACCACCTTTCCCTCTCGGAACTCAACCGTCTTGTCGCCCCGGAGCGGGACAACACGTTTCTTTTCGTCGCGCACGCCTTTCGATACCAGACAAGCCCGACGCCGGAACTGGAGCAAGTCCTTGGTTGTTGCGACGGCCTGGAAATGCGGTCCATCAACATCTTGCGCGACCATGCCATAGAGCGTCCCGACAAAATCCTTTCGGCGGACCATGCCCTCTACGAGCACTATTTACAAGCGTACGACCTCATCCCGCTCTATAATACCGACGGCCATGACGAAGACATCATCGGTTTGATTTCCAATGACCTGCCGATATCCGCTCCTCCTAGCGACGAAGTGGACCTCGCTCGTCTCTTCAAGCGCCATTCTCCTGTCGAATTTCAAAACCGTGCCCTGCTGGCTTTGCACCCTTTGCTTGGCGCACATGGTTGA
- a CDS encoding YebC/PmpR family DNA-binding transcriptional regulator, with protein sequence MAGHSKWKNIQARKSVQDKKRGKVFTKVTKEIMLAARQGGGDPDSNARLRTAISAAKAVNLPKDKIDTALKKGTGELGGEALDEITYEGYGPGGVAILVDAATDNRNRTVADVRHIFSKNGGNLGESGCVGWMFDKKGLFTFNRADHTDEQLLEIGLEAGVEDIREDGDVWEVSTSQEHFQAVQEAFAAAGLTPLSEEVTMVPQNLVPVDVETGRKVIRLMDLLEDYDDVQNVHVNCDFPEELMQDE encoded by the coding sequence ATGGCAGGACACAGCAAGTGGAAGAACATCCAGGCCCGCAAGTCCGTGCAGGACAAGAAGCGGGGCAAGGTATTCACCAAGGTGACCAAGGAAATCATGCTCGCGGCCAGGCAGGGCGGCGGTGATCCGGACAGCAACGCCCGGTTGCGAACGGCCATTTCCGCGGCCAAGGCCGTTAACCTGCCCAAGGACAAGATCGACACGGCCTTGAAAAAAGGAACCGGCGAACTGGGCGGCGAGGCCCTGGACGAGATCACCTACGAGGGCTACGGGCCGGGCGGGGTAGCTATTCTCGTGGACGCGGCCACGGACAACCGCAACCGGACCGTGGCGGACGTGCGGCACATCTTTTCCAAGAACGGCGGGAACCTGGGCGAATCCGGCTGTGTGGGCTGGATGTTCGACAAGAAGGGCCTGTTCACCTTCAACCGGGCCGACCATACCGACGAACAGCTGCTGGAGATCGGGCTGGAAGCCGGGGTGGAGGACATCCGCGAAGATGGCGACGTCTGGGAGGTCAGCACGTCTCAGGAGCATTTTCAGGCCGTGCAGGAGGCTTTTGCCGCGGCCGGACTGACCCCGCTCAGCGAAGAAGTGACCATGGTCCCGCAGAATCTGGTTCCGGTGGACGTGGAGACCGGACGCAAGGTCATCCGGCTGATGGATCTCCTGGAAGACTACGACGACGTTCAGAACGTCCACGTCAACTGTGACTTTCCGGAAGAATTAATGCAGGATGAATAG
- the ruvB gene encoding Holliday junction branch migration DNA helicase RuvB: MTQAQALPQTLPVEETIRPKRLDDFIGQDDLRANLRVFLQAARDRGQALDHTLFYGPPGLGKTTLAQIMANELGVNLVTTSGPVLERSGDLAAIVTNLGRQDLLFIDEIHRMPASVEEILYPAMEDFKLDLIIGQGPGARTVKIDLEPFTLVGATTRLGLLTSPLRDRFGVISRLNFYNEAELATIIRRAAALLSATITDDGALEIGRRARGTPRIANRLLRRVWDFASVQGGIQIDARLAQEALGRMDVDAHGLDQMDRRILSALIKQFQGGPVGVKTLAVACSEEVRTIEDIYEPYLIQCGFIKRTARGRVATAQAFAHLKERVPQAFAAREQGTLDFE, translated from the coding sequence ATGACCCAGGCTCAAGCCTTGCCCCAAACGTTGCCCGTTGAAGAGACCATCCGTCCGAAGCGACTGGATGACTTCATTGGGCAGGACGATCTGCGGGCTAATTTGCGGGTTTTCCTGCAGGCGGCCCGGGATCGCGGACAGGCCTTGGACCACACTTTGTTTTACGGTCCTCCGGGGCTTGGCAAGACCACCCTGGCCCAGATCATGGCCAACGAACTGGGGGTGAATCTTGTGACCACATCCGGTCCGGTTCTGGAGCGCAGTGGGGACTTGGCCGCCATCGTGACCAATCTGGGGCGTCAGGATCTGCTGTTCATCGATGAAATTCACCGCATGCCGGCCAGCGTGGAGGAGATTCTCTATCCGGCCATGGAGGATTTCAAGCTGGATCTGATCATCGGTCAAGGGCCGGGCGCGCGTACCGTGAAGATCGATCTGGAACCCTTCACCCTGGTCGGGGCCACGACCCGCCTCGGATTACTGACCTCTCCGCTGCGGGATCGCTTCGGCGTGATTTCCCGGCTGAATTTTTACAACGAGGCGGAGCTGGCAACCATCATCCGGCGGGCCGCGGCCCTGCTGTCCGCGACGATCACCGACGACGGCGCATTGGAGATCGGCCGCCGCGCCCGGGGTACGCCCCGGATCGCCAACCGCCTGCTGCGTCGGGTTTGGGATTTCGCTTCGGTGCAGGGCGGCATTCAAATCGACGCCCGGTTAGCCCAGGAGGCCCTGGGCCGGATGGACGTGGACGCCCATGGCCTGGATCAGATGGACCGGCGCATCCTCAGCGCTCTGATCAAGCAGTTCCAGGGCGGTCCGGTGGGGGTCAAGACCCTGGCCGTGGCCTGCTCCGAAGAGGTCCGGACCATCGAGGACATCTACGAGCCGTACCTGATCCAATGCGGGTTCATCAAACGCACGGCCCGCGGCCGCGTAGCCACGGCCCAGGCTTTCGCCCACCTCAAGGAACGCGTCCCTCAAGCCTTCGCCGCTCGTGAGCAGGGAACGCTGGATTTTGAATAA
- a CDS encoding HD-GYP domain-containing protein — protein MIENQYLHIPPLLLVISEQKFDFDIYLFQDNNYILYATPKNFTEEHLERLIANGIGNIYIDNKDKLTYEAFVQRNLPVILDSQNISLYEKAEILYDHSLVVVENFLNQINKDYPNSESYDKLVHIVDNIYTLFDNNQGAVQSIRNLIATNYKEYIHCINTSLYSISLLMHHHREQSDSQILRKSTVRQIGVGALLHDIGKSKIRQSILEKPGVLTPKEFEEVKKHPIHGVEMCQYMDLEQSVAQCVLFHHEKLDGSGYPTGTRNIPRHVQVITVADMFDAITCERPYRKHKVTTFDALKILSKEVERGRLDQELVASFIRMISQDAIRL, from the coding sequence ATGATAGAAAATCAATACCTGCATATTCCTCCACTTTTGTTGGTCATTTCGGAGCAAAAGTTTGACTTCGATATTTATCTTTTTCAGGATAATAATTACATTCTTTACGCAACGCCTAAGAACTTTACTGAAGAGCATCTGGAAAGATTGATTGCAAACGGTATTGGTAATATATATATTGATAACAAAGACAAGCTGACATATGAGGCTTTTGTTCAAAGAAATCTTCCTGTAATACTAGATAGCCAAAATATTTCGTTATATGAAAAAGCAGAAATTCTCTACGACCACTCACTGGTCGTCGTAGAAAACTTTTTAAATCAAATCAATAAGGATTATCCAAATAGTGAAAGCTATGATAAGCTAGTTCATATTGTTGATAACATTTATACTTTATTTGATAATAATCAGGGTGCTGTACAATCCATACGTAACTTGATCGCTACAAACTATAAAGAGTATATCCACTGCATAAATACTTCTCTTTATTCGATTTCTTTGCTGATGCATCATCATCGTGAACAGTCGGATTCTCAAATTCTGAGAAAATCAACTGTCCGCCAAATCGGAGTTGGTGCATTGCTTCACGATATCGGAAAGTCAAAGATTAGGCAGAGTATTCTTGAAAAACCCGGTGTCTTGACCCCGAAGGAGTTCGAGGAGGTCAAGAAACACCCTATCCATGGCGTCGAAATGTGTCAGTATATGGACCTGGAACAGTCAGTGGCCCAGTGTGTCTTGTTTCATCATGAAAAACTGGACGGCTCAGGGTATCCGACCGGGACGAGGAACATCCCCAGGCATGTGCAGGTGATCACCGTGGCGGACATGTTTGACGCCATCACGTGCGAGAGACCCTATCGGAAGCACAAGGTCACCACCTTCGACGCTTTGAAGATTCTGTCCAAGGAAGTGGAACGCGGCCGATTGGACCAAGAACTCGTGGCTTCCTTTATCAGGATGATTAGTCAGGATGCGATCCGGTTGTAA